In a single window of the Cucumis melo cultivar AY chromosome 11, USDA_Cmelo_AY_1.0, whole genome shotgun sequence genome:
- the LOC103497472 gene encoding shikimate kinase, chloroplastic-like encodes METTVMQQLQFSPWIHSKSVSAKPKGSLHFPRRLAEQDILQAPFSFDLRVSRHSNHRRTVALKISCSYKNSSVLESGNHCASVDESLAIQRKSREIESYLNGRSIYLVGMMGSGKTTVGKVLSNALGYSFSDSDSLVEEDTGISVAEIFKVYGEDFFRERETEALRKLSLMRQFVISTGGGAVTRSINWKYMHKGISVWLDVPLEALVKRISAVGTNSRPLLHHDSTDAYSKTLVRLSTLLEERGEAYANAEVTVSCEKIAAKLGTKDVSNVTPMAIAIEALEQIEIFLKREDGYCAI; translated from the exons ATGGAGACTACGGTAATGCAGCAGTTGCAGTTTTCGCCATGGATTCactcgaagagtgtttctgcAAAACCGAAGGGTTCGCTGCATTTCCCTCGGAGATTAGCGGAGCAGGATATATTGCAGGCCCCATTTTCATTCGATTTACGAGTGTCGAGACATTCAAATCATCGGAGAACCGTTGCTTTGAAAATCTCCTGTTCTTATAAGAACTCTTCAG TGTTGGAATCTGGAAACCATTGTGCGTCTGTTGATGAGTCTTTGGCTATACAG AGGAAGTCCCGGGAGATTGAGTCATATTTAAATGGGCGCTCTATATATCTTGTTG GAATGATGGGCTCCGGAAAAACAACTGTGGGAAAAGTCTTGTCAAATGCACTTGGTTACTCCTTTTCTGATAG TGATTCATTGGTGGAAGAAGACACAGGAATTTCTGTAGCTGAAATTTTCAAGGTCTATGGGGAGGACTTCTTTAGAGAAAGGGAG ACGGAAGCATTGAGGAAGTTATCTTTGATGCGCCAGTTTGTTATTTCCACCGGCGGAGGTGCCGTAACGAGATCGATAAACTG GAAATATATGCATAAAGGCATCAGTGTTTGGTTGGATGTGCCTTTAGAAGCCTTGGTTAAGAGAATTTCAGCTGTAGGAACCAATTCTCGTCCTCTTTTGCATCATGATTCAACTGATGCATACTCAAAG ACCCTCGTCCGTTTATCTACTCTTCTGGAAGAGAGGGGCGAAGCATATGCCAACGCTGAAGTCACAGTTTCCTGCGAAA AAATTGCAGCCAAACTGGGTACTAAAGATGTATCGAATGTCACGCCTATGGCCATAGCAATCGAG GCACTTGAACAAATCGAGATCTTTTTGAAGAGAGAAGATGGTTATTGTGCAATTTGA
- the LOC107991569 gene encoding GDSL esterase/lipase 5-like: MKISKFQTCLLVVVLFSSSVEENIFVFSEQNVGFFIFGDSILDAGNNNYINTTTKFQANFPPYGLTFFHNPTGRFSDGRLIPDFIAEYAKLPLIRPYLDPHNNLYIHGVNFASGGSGALLESHQGSAITLQTQLKNFIEVGKSLRKKLGDNRAQNLLSNSVYLISTGGNDYISLFEGDSTAFQIYTQTQYVNMVIGNLTAVIQEIYKNGGRKFGFVGVPSLGCMPRLKMLKGEGHGKCVEEASSIVNLHNKLLPIALQRLATQLNGFKYAFADANNLLLQRIQNPSKYGFKEVETACCGSGEYRGIYSCGGKRGEKEFKICEDPTKYLFFDSYHPNQKAYEQLARLMWSGDEQVIKPYNLKQLFQYGSPLLAYQ, encoded by the exons ATGAAGATCTCAAAATTTCAAACCTGTTTGTTGGTGGTGGTGTTGTTTAGTAGTAGTGTAGAAGAAAACATATTTGTATTTTCAGAACAAAATGTGGGATTTTTCATCTTTGGTGATTCAATTTTGGATGCTGGAAACAACAATTACATCAACACCACTACCAAGTTTCAAGCCAATTTCCCTCCATATGGCCTCACTTTCTTCCACAACCCCACCGGCAGGTTTTCCGACGGCCGTCTCATTCCTGATTTCATCG CTGAGTATGCAAAGTTGCCTCTGATTAGGCCATACTTAGATCCTCACAACAATCTCTACATCCATGGCGTCAACTTTGCTTCTGGTGGAAGTGGTGCTTTACTCGAGAGTCACCAAGGATCG GCCATAACACTTCAAACTCAGTTGAAGAATTTCATTGAAGTGGGGAAATCATTGAGGAAGAAGTTGGGAGATAACAGAGCTCAAAACTTGCTCTCAAACTCAGTTTATTTGATCAGTACAGGAGGAAATGATTACATAAGTCTTTTTGAAGGAGACTCCACTGCCTTTCAAATCTATACCCAAACACAATATGTGAATATGGTGATTGGAAACCTCACCGCAGTGATCCAG GAAATATACAAGAATGGAGGAAGGAAATTTGGGTTTGTGGGAGTGCCTTCTTTGGGTTGTATGCCAAGGTTGAAGATGTTGAAAGGAGAAGGACATGGAAAGTGTGTAGAAGAGGCTTCTTCAATAGTAAATTTGCACAACAAATTGCTTCCCATTGCTCTACAAAGGCTTGCCACTCAACTCAATGGATTCAAATATGCTTTTGCTGATGCCAACAATTTGCTTCTACAAAGAATACAAAACCCTTCCAAATATG GTTTCAAGGAAGTGGAGACAGCATGTTGTGGGAGTGGAGAGTATAGAGGAATTTATAGTTGTGGAGGaaaaagaggagaaaaagagTTTAAAATATGTGAAGATCCAACCAAATATTTGTTCTTTGATTCATATCATCCCAACCAAAAAGCTTATGAGCAACTTGCAAGGCTCATGTGGAGTGGAGATGAACAAGTCATTAAGCCTTATAACCTCAAACAACTCTTTCAATATGGATCACCTTTGTTGGCTTATCAATGA